In a genomic window of Orcinus orca chromosome 12, mOrcOrc1.1, whole genome shotgun sequence:
- the SMPD2 gene encoding sphingomyelin phosphodiesterase 2 — MKPNFSLRLKVFNLNCWGIPYLSKHRADRVKRLGDFLNRESFDLALLEEVWSEQDFQYLRQKLLPAYPAAHYFRSGIIGSGLCVFSKHPIQEFTQHGFTLNGYPYMIHHGDWFCGKAVGLLVLRLGGLVLNAYVTHLHAEYNRQKDIYLAHRVAQAWELAQFIHHTSKKADVVLLCGDLNLHPKDLGFRLLKEWTGLQDAYLETRDFKGPEEGCTMVPQNCYVNRQELEQFPLGIRIDYVLYKAVSGLYIFCKTLRTTTGHEPHSGSPLSDHEALMATLCVRHSPPQHNPSPTHGPAERSPLISVLREAWTELDQGMAQGRWWATIAGYVIGLGLLLLALLCALAAGGEIREVAVLLWTPSVGLVLGAGAFYLFHVQEVKGLCRARAELQHVLGRAREAQDLGSESQPAGLLGQQEVDRAEEQ; from the exons ATGAAGCCCAACTTCTCCCTGCGACTGAAGGTCTTTAACCTCAACTGCTG GGGCATTCCCTACCTGAGCAAGCACCGGGCCGACCGCGTTAAGCGCCTGGGAGACTTTCTGAACAGGGAGAGCTTCGACCTAGctctcctggaggag GTGTGGAGCGAGCAGGACTTCCAGTACCTGAGGCAGAAGCTGCTCCCCGCCTACCCAGCAGCACACTACTTCAGGAG TGGCATCATTGGCAGTGGTCTCTGTGTCTTCTCCAAACACCCAATCCAGGAATTCACCCAGCACGGCTTCACCCTCAATGGCTACCCCTACATG ATCCACCACGGTGACTGGTTCTGTGGGAAGGCCGTGGGGCTGCTGGTGCTCCGTCTGGGTGGATTGGTGCTCAACGCCTACGTGACCCAT CTCCATGCCGAGTACAATAGACAGAAGGACATCTACCTAGCACATCGTGTGGCCCAAGCTTGGGAACTGGCCCAGTTCATCCA CCACACGTCCAAGAAAGCTGATGTGGTTCTATTGTGTGGGGACCTCAACTTGCACCCAAAGGACCTGGGCTTCCGCCTGCTGAAGGAGTGGACGGGACTGCAGGATGCCTATCTGGAGACTCGGGACTTCAAG GGCCCTGAAGAAGGCTGTACGATGGTACCGCAGAACTGCTACGTCAACCGGCAGGAGCTAGAGCAGTTCCCCTTGGGTATCCGTATCGACTACGTGCTTTATAAG GCGGTGTCTGGGCTGTACATCTTCTGTAAGACTCTCAGAACTACTACAGGCCACGAGCCTCACAGCGGCAGCCCCCTCTCCGATCATGAGGCGCTGATGGCTACTCTGTGTGTGAGACACAGCCCCCCCCAGCACAACCCCAGCCCTACCCATG GACCAGCAGAGAGGTCTCCGCTGATCAGTGTGCTACGGGAGGCCTGGACAGAACTGGACCAGGGCATGGCTCAAGGTCGCTGGTGGGCCACCATCGCTGGCTACGTGATTGGTCTAGGGCTTCTTCTCCTGGCGTTGCTGTGTGCCCTGGCGGCTGGAGGAGAGATCAGGGAAGTTGCTGTACTGCTCTGGACCCCCAGTGTAGGACTGGTGCTGGGGGCGGGTGCATTCTATCTCTTCCACGTGCAGGAGGTCAAGGGCTTGTGTCGGGCCCGAGCTGAGCTCCAGCATGTGCTGGGAAGGGCAAGGGAGGCCCAGGACCTGGGCTCAGAGTCCCAGCCAGCCGGGCTCCTGGGGCAGCAGGAAGTAGACAGAGCAGAGGAACAATAA